The Bacteroidales bacterium nucleotide sequence AAAAATAAAAATGAAGTAATGGAATATATAACTCTTAAAATTTTGCTTTTAAGGCTACGCTCAACTAAGTGATAGGTTAGTGTTTCGGGATTGAATTTATATTTGATTTTTGACATATTTAAAAAGATGTTTATTCACTAAGCTTTGCAAAGATAATAAATAATTACAAATATTTTCCTAAATATTTAGATTGGTAAAGCTTAAAGAATAAGAATAGAGCCCAACATGTACCTAAACTATCAGCATAAAAATCAGCCATTTCTGCTGAACGTTTAATGAAAAAATATTTTTGAAAGACTTCAAGGACAAAACCAAATAAAATTATTGTAAAAAAGAGTAAAAAACGAAATTTTAGTTTTACATAAATATATTTTCGATTTAGCATATATGAATACCATAAAACATACAATACAAAGTACCATATAAAATGTACAACTTTGTCTATATATGGAATGTGTAAAAATTGAAACTGATTTATTGAATTTCCTGAAATAGCTGAACCTATTAAGATAAATAATGTCCAAACAATTGCTAATCCTAATTTCATCAATTGTTAACTTTTATGCTTAGAATTGATTTTGAGGTTTTAATTTTAATGATGTACAAATTGTTGTCTAACTTATGTTGGATTGGTATAACATTGTTGCCTTCATTTAATACAATGTTAAAATCAAC carries:
- the vanZ gene encoding VanZ family protein, with product MKLGLAIVWTLFILIGSAISGNSINQFQFLHIPYIDKVVHFIWYFVLYVLWYSYMLNRKYIYVKLKFRFLLFFTIILFGFVLEVFQKYFFIKRSAEMADFYADSLGTCWALFLFFKLYQSKYLGKYL